The following are from one region of the Candidatus Trichorickettsia mobilis genome:
- the bamA gene encoding outer membrane protein assembly factor BamA, protein MIKTSIKIVILTTTILYGASSFAAGDHINHITITGNKRIEQSTIQNYLGFKIGDEYSLVKQNEAIRNLYSTELFEDINIKFTNGTLMVIVTEPPFVSKVDFKGNSKIKNNVLSRELLTQAGESLSKASIQIDVERIKELYKRSGRFSVIIEPKIIPQENGRVKVLFDIAEGPKTGIRHIYFVGNENYRDGELRTIVLTKESRWFRFLETNDTYDPDRIEYDKELLREFYQSVGFADFRVISAIAELSKTKEHFTITYSIEEGEKYNFGEISIDNKLANVDTNELSKLINVKTGQIFNMKALDKIAEKITAHLASRGYPQITVYPDISNKELGITHVKFIIDKADRIFIGQINIEGNLKTQDKVIRREFRIAEGDLFNRSYLEKGEQNLRNLDYFEKIHTQITPTRKKDKYDLNLQVEEKSTASIGFDVGYNTAGGAFGRLSFIERNLVGTGKYLTAGIQGGKRSTSYYGGLTEPHFLDRDLSLSGNVFKNRSGRSGGFGQVEQNYTLKSVGLKTSLGYDITEDLTHDIDYLIKQDKLNAPEASSSRFLIEQMGKFTTSAIGQTLTYDQTDSRIIPKNGYIISGSQEYAGVGGNNKYLKHELDGKYFKSFNNNKLTLKLAGSTGDIRGVGGKTVRISDRFNLGDYTLRGFAFGGVGPRDKKTKEGLGGQQYYSLTAELNFPLGLPEEFNVTGAVFSDIGSVWGVKLNPRSQYRRDEFYNDRSMRASAGFGIIWITRIAPIRIDWAIPVRKKLYDDKQHFHIKFSTHF, encoded by the coding sequence ATGATTAAAACCTCAATAAAAATTGTAATTCTTACGACCACTATACTTTATGGAGCCTCATCCTTTGCAGCCGGCGATCATATTAATCATATTACTATTACTGGAAATAAGCGAATAGAGCAATCTACTATTCAAAATTACCTAGGCTTTAAAATTGGTGATGAATATAGCTTAGTGAAACAAAATGAAGCCATCAGAAACCTATATTCCACTGAGCTGTTTGAGGATATAAATATTAAGTTTACCAACGGTACGCTGATGGTTATCGTAACTGAACCACCTTTTGTCAGTAAGGTAGACTTTAAAGGAAATTCAAAAATTAAAAACAATGTTCTATCCAGAGAATTACTAACACAAGCGGGAGAATCATTAAGTAAGGCCAGTATTCAAATTGATGTAGAAAGAATTAAGGAACTTTATAAAAGATCAGGGCGTTTTTCAGTAATCATAGAACCAAAAATTATCCCTCAAGAAAATGGACGTGTTAAAGTATTATTTGATATAGCCGAAGGTCCAAAAACCGGCATTAGACATATTTATTTTGTTGGCAATGAGAACTATCGTGACGGTGAGTTACGTACTATAGTTTTAACTAAAGAATCACGGTGGTTTCGTTTCTTGGAAACTAATGACACTTATGACCCTGATCGAATAGAATATGATAAGGAATTACTTAGAGAATTCTATCAATCAGTTGGATTTGCAGATTTTCGAGTGATCTCAGCAATAGCTGAATTATCAAAAACAAAAGAACATTTTACTATCACCTACTCTATAGAAGAAGGAGAAAAATATAATTTTGGCGAAATTAGTATTGATAATAAACTTGCAAATGTTGATACCAATGAACTATCAAAATTGATCAATGTCAAAACTGGTCAGATCTTTAACATGAAAGCTCTTGATAAAATAGCTGAAAAAATTACTGCTCATTTAGCTAGCCGTGGGTATCCGCAAATAACTGTATATCCTGATATAAGCAATAAGGAATTAGGGATCACTCATGTCAAATTTATAATTGATAAAGCAGACCGGATATTTATTGGGCAAATCAATATTGAGGGCAACCTAAAAACTCAAGATAAAGTTATCAGACGTGAATTCAGGATTGCCGAAGGGGATCTATTCAATCGCTCTTATCTTGAAAAAGGAGAACAAAACCTACGTAACCTTGACTATTTTGAAAAAATACATACTCAGATTACGCCAACTAGAAAAAAAGATAAATATGATCTCAATCTGCAAGTAGAAGAAAAATCTACAGCATCTATTGGTTTCGATGTGGGTTATAATACCGCTGGTGGAGCTTTCGGACGTTTATCATTTATAGAACGTAACTTGGTAGGTACAGGCAAATACCTGACAGCCGGTATCCAAGGGGGAAAAAGAAGCACTAGCTATTATGGTGGACTGACGGAACCACATTTTCTCGATCGTGATTTATCGTTAAGTGGTAATGTATTCAAAAATCGTAGTGGCCGTAGTGGAGGCTTTGGTCAAGTAGAACAAAATTATACCTTAAAATCTGTGGGGTTAAAAACATCTCTTGGCTATGATATCACTGAAGATTTAACTCATGATATTGATTATTTGATCAAACAAGATAAATTAAATGCCCCTGAAGCTTCAAGTTCACGATTTTTGATTGAACAAATGGGTAAGTTTACTACCTCGGCCATTGGTCAAACTTTAACATATGATCAGACCGATAGTAGAATTATTCCTAAGAATGGTTATATCATCAGTGGTTCTCAAGAATATGCTGGTGTTGGTGGTAATAACAAATATTTAAAGCATGAGCTAGATGGAAAATATTTTAAATCTTTTAATAATAACAAGTTAACTCTTAAATTAGCCGGTAGTACAGGTGATATTAGAGGTGTTGGCGGTAAAACAGTGCGCATTTCTGATCGTTTTAATTTAGGTGATTATACTTTAAGAGGTTTTGCTTTCGGTGGAGTTGGTCCTAGAGACAAAAAAACTAAAGAAGGTCTTGGTGGACAACAGTACTATAGTCTTACTGCAGAACTCAATTTTCCTCTTGGATTACCAGAAGAGTTTAATGTTACTGGTGCAGTGTTTTCTGATATAGGTAGTGTTTGGGGAGTTAAACTAAATCCAAGAAGTCAATATAGACGTGATGAATTTTATAATGATAGATCAATGCGCGCTTCTGCTGGTTTTGGTATAATATGGATTACTAGAATAGCACCAATTAGGATAGATTGGGCGATACCGGTAAGAAAAAAACTGTATGATGATAAACAACATTTTCATATAAAATTTTCAACACATTTTTAG